A window of the Cucurbita pepo subsp. pepo cultivar mu-cu-16 chromosome LG01, ASM280686v2, whole genome shotgun sequence genome harbors these coding sequences:
- the LOC111796263 gene encoding WAT1-related protein At2g39510-like isoform X1, which produces MGQEGQMFEKVKPYLGAIALRFASAGMSIISKAALNQGMNQLVTIVYRYSIGAIVVAPFAFVLDRKIRPKMTLRIFGKILLLGLLEPVIAQSLIYSGTKYTTATFATAMCNILPAFAFLMAWICRMEKVNIRRLRSQAKILGTLVTVGGAMMMTLLKGPMLNLPWTKENHIPHSYSTLANKQEPVKAAIVITISSICSSAFTILLAHTIRSYPAELTLTTFICLAGAVESTILALAFEWNNPAAWALHADSILLAALYGGIISSGIAYYIQGVVVKLKGPVFVTAFNPLSMVVVAVISSFIFAERLRLGRVIGAAVIITGLYLVLWGKSKDQLPLKVGNDELPTSHQNSATTNQQQLPKPDAPTAASNSSA; this is translated from the exons atggGGCAAGAAGGTCAAATGTTTGAGAAGGTAAAGCCATATTTGGGAGCAATTGCACTAAGATTCGCTTCTGCAGGAATGTCTATTATCTCCAAGGCTGCTCTAAACCAAGGAATGAACCAACTTGTTACCATTGTTTATCGTTACTCTATTGGTGCCATTGTTGTTGCTCCTTTTGCCTTTGTCTTGGACAG GAAAATAAGACCAAAGATGACTCTTAGGATCTTCGGCAAGATCCTTCTACTGGGATTGCTCGA GCCTGTAATAGCTCAGAGCTTGATTTACTCTGGTACTAAATACACCACTGCAACTTTTGCAACTGCCATGTGTAATATTCTTCCTGCCTTTGCGTTTCTAATGGCTTGGATTTGCAG AATGGAGAAGGTGAATATTAGAAGATTACGAAGCCAGGCGAAGATTTTAGGCACTTTAGTGACAGTAGGAGGAGCAATGATGATGACTCTTTTAAAAGGACCCATGTTGAATTTGCCTTGGACAAAAGAGAACCACATCCCTCACTCTTACTCCACCCTTGCAAACAAGCAAGAACCTGTTAAGGCTGCCATTGTTATTACCATTTCAAGTATCTGTTCCTCAGCCTTCACCATTCTTCTG GCGCATACAATAAGATCATACCCAGCTGAGCTTACACTAACAACTTTCATATGCTTGGCTGGAGCTGTGGAAAGTACTATTTTAGCTTTAGCATTTGAATGGAACAATCCAGCCGCATGGGCCTTACATGCAGATTCCATACTCTTAGCTGCCCTCTATGGT GGAATAATATCCTCTGGAATTGCTTATTATATCCAAGGAGTGGTGGTGAAGCTAAAAGGACCTGTGTTTGTAACTGCATTCAATCCTCTCAGCATGGTCGTAGTTGCTGTGATAAGTTCATTCATATTTGCCGAGAGACTGCGCTTAGGAAG GGTTATTGGAGCAGCTGTGATAATTACAGGCCTTTACTTGGTTCTGTGGGGCAAGAGCAAAGATCAACTTCCATTAAAAGTGGGGAATGATGAATTACCAACTTCACACCAAAACTCAGCCACCACAAACCAGCAGCAGCTTCCAAAACCGGATGCCCCAACAGCAGCAAGCAACTCCAGTGCTTGA
- the LOC111796263 gene encoding WAT1-related protein At2g39510-like isoform X2, with amino-acid sequence MSIISKAALNQGMNQLVTIVYRYSIGAIVVAPFAFVLDRKIRPKMTLRIFGKILLLGLLEPVIAQSLIYSGTKYTTATFATAMCNILPAFAFLMAWICRMEKVNIRRLRSQAKILGTLVTVGGAMMMTLLKGPMLNLPWTKENHIPHSYSTLANKQEPVKAAIVITISSICSSAFTILLAHTIRSYPAELTLTTFICLAGAVESTILALAFEWNNPAAWALHADSILLAALYGGIISSGIAYYIQGVVVKLKGPVFVTAFNPLSMVVVAVISSFIFAERLRLGRVIGAAVIITGLYLVLWGKSKDQLPLKVGNDELPTSHQNSATTNQQQLPKPDAPTAASNSSA; translated from the exons ATGTCTATTATCTCCAAGGCTGCTCTAAACCAAGGAATGAACCAACTTGTTACCATTGTTTATCGTTACTCTATTGGTGCCATTGTTGTTGCTCCTTTTGCCTTTGTCTTGGACAG GAAAATAAGACCAAAGATGACTCTTAGGATCTTCGGCAAGATCCTTCTACTGGGATTGCTCGA GCCTGTAATAGCTCAGAGCTTGATTTACTCTGGTACTAAATACACCACTGCAACTTTTGCAACTGCCATGTGTAATATTCTTCCTGCCTTTGCGTTTCTAATGGCTTGGATTTGCAG AATGGAGAAGGTGAATATTAGAAGATTACGAAGCCAGGCGAAGATTTTAGGCACTTTAGTGACAGTAGGAGGAGCAATGATGATGACTCTTTTAAAAGGACCCATGTTGAATTTGCCTTGGACAAAAGAGAACCACATCCCTCACTCTTACTCCACCCTTGCAAACAAGCAAGAACCTGTTAAGGCTGCCATTGTTATTACCATTTCAAGTATCTGTTCCTCAGCCTTCACCATTCTTCTG GCGCATACAATAAGATCATACCCAGCTGAGCTTACACTAACAACTTTCATATGCTTGGCTGGAGCTGTGGAAAGTACTATTTTAGCTTTAGCATTTGAATGGAACAATCCAGCCGCATGGGCCTTACATGCAGATTCCATACTCTTAGCTGCCCTCTATGGT GGAATAATATCCTCTGGAATTGCTTATTATATCCAAGGAGTGGTGGTGAAGCTAAAAGGACCTGTGTTTGTAACTGCATTCAATCCTCTCAGCATGGTCGTAGTTGCTGTGATAAGTTCATTCATATTTGCCGAGAGACTGCGCTTAGGAAG GGTTATTGGAGCAGCTGTGATAATTACAGGCCTTTACTTGGTTCTGTGGGGCAAGAGCAAAGATCAACTTCCATTAAAAGTGGGGAATGATGAATTACCAACTTCACACCAAAACTCAGCCACCACAAACCAGCAGCAGCTTCCAAAACCGGATGCCCCAACAGCAGCAAGCAACTCCAGTGCTTGA